A genomic region of Sciurus carolinensis chromosome 7, mSciCar1.2, whole genome shotgun sequence contains the following coding sequences:
- the Tbcc gene encoding LOW QUALITY PROTEIN: tubulin-specific chaperone C (The sequence of the model RefSeq protein was modified relative to this genomic sequence to represent the inferred CDS: inserted 1 base in 1 codon), whose translation MESASCSAAAVGNGDMGSQRELSLVPERLQKREQERQLEVEKRKQKRQNQEVEEEKSDFFAAAFSRERAAVEELLEGEESVERLEEAASRLQGLQKLLNDSVLFLAPYDLRQGQEALTHLQAALAERRQELQPKKRFTFKTRRKDAALTTKVDTTPVPPTAAEGILSXSLPLKEEEALGFSWACGFSNLEFQVLEKRADEVHQRDILLTELSNCTIKLYGNPNTLRLTKARSCKVLCGPVSTSVFLEDCSDCILAVACQQLRIHTTKNTRIFLQVTSRAIVEDCSGIQFAPYTWTYPGIEKDFQGSGLDRSKNNWTNVDDFNWLARDVASPNWSILPEEERKIQWD comes from the exons ATGGAGAGTGCTAGTTGCTCCGCTGCGGCTGTGGGAAACGGGGATATGGGGTCCCAGCGGGAACTGAGCTTGGTTCCTGAGCGACTTCAGAAACGCGAGCAAGAGAGGCAACTGGAGGTAGAAAAGCGGAAGCAAAAACGGCAgaaccaggaggtggaagaggagaAGAGCGACTTTTTCGCCGCCGCCTTCTCTCGAGAACGAGCGGCCGTGGAAGAGCTTCTGGAGGGCGAGGAGTCAGTCGAGCGGCTGGAGGAGGCGGCGTCTCGGCTCCAAGGGCTGCAGAAACTTCTCAACGACTCAGTTTTGTTCCTAGCACCCTACGACTTGAGGCAGGGTCAAGAGGCGCTGACGCATCTCCAGGCTGCCCTGGCCGAGCGGCGCCAGGAACTGCAGCCCAAGAAACGTTTCACTTTCAAGACCCGAAGGAAGGATGCTGCTTTGACCACCAAGGTAGACACTACTCCCGTCCCTCCTACAGCTGCTGAAGGCATCCTGT CGTCGCTTCCCTTAAAGGAGGAGGAAGCACTTGGTTTCAGCTGGGCCTGTGGCTTCTCCAACCTGGAGTTCCAGGTCCTGGAGAAGAGAGCCGACGAGGTGCACCAGCGCGACATCCTTTTGACCGAACTGAGCAACTGCACTATCAAACTGTATGGCAATCCTAACACCCTGCGGCTTACCAAGGCCCGCAGCTGCAAGGTACTCTGTGGCCCGGTGTCCACCTCTGTGTTCTTGGAGGACTGCAGTGACTGCATACTGGCCGTAGCCTGCCAACAGCTTCGAATACACACTACCAAAAACACCCGCATATTCTTACAGGTGACCAGCAGGGCCATCGTGGAGGATTGCAGCGGCATCCAGTTCGCCCCTTATACCTGGACTTACCCGGGGATCGAAAAGGACTTCCAGGGATCTGGTTTAGATAGGAGCAAAAACAACTGGACCAACGTTGACGATTTCAACTGGCTGGCCCGGGATGTGGCCTCCCCAAACTGGAGTATTCTTcctgaagaggagagaaagatccAGTGGGACTAA